The following proteins come from a genomic window of Polyangiaceae bacterium:
- a CDS encoding DJ-1/PfpI family protein, with amino-acid sequence MTHTIGMLSFPGMTQLDLTAPFEVLHRIPGAEVHLLWKEKVPVSAGPGFTLTPNHTLDECPPLTVLFVPGGFGQERLQKDDAVLGFLRERGKDARWVTSVCTGALLLGAAGLLEGYDATTHWAYTDRLAEYGARYRPGRVVVDRNRVTAGGVTAGMDFALTLAAELADERTARLIQLGLEYDPAPPFDSGHPDRAEPDLVEQLRQLYFTRSARQ; translated from the coding sequence ATGACCCACACCATCGGCATGCTGTCGTTTCCCGGGATGACCCAGCTCGACCTCACGGCGCCCTTCGAGGTGCTGCACCGGATCCCCGGCGCCGAGGTCCACCTGCTGTGGAAGGAGAAGGTTCCCGTGAGCGCCGGCCCCGGCTTCACCCTCACACCAAACCACACGCTCGACGAATGTCCGCCCCTCACGGTGCTGTTCGTACCGGGGGGCTTCGGGCAGGAGCGACTGCAGAAGGACGACGCCGTGCTCGGATTCCTGCGAGAGCGCGGCAAGGATGCGCGCTGGGTCACGTCCGTGTGCACCGGCGCTCTGCTGCTAGGCGCCGCGGGATTGCTCGAGGGCTACGACGCCACGACCCACTGGGCCTACACGGACCGACTTGCGGAGTACGGTGCACGCTACCGTCCCGGGCGTGTGGTCGTGGATCGCAACCGTGTCACCGCCGGTGGCGTCACTGCCGGTATGGACTTCGCGCTGACGCTGGCCGCGGAGCTCGCGGACGAGCGCACCGCGCGGCTCATCCAGCTCGGCCTGGAGTACGATCCCGCGCCGCCCTTCGACTCGGGGCACCCGGACCGCGCGGAGCCCGACCTGGTGGAGCAGCTGCGGCAGCTCTACTTCACGCGAAGTGCACGGCAGTGA
- a CDS encoding right-handed parallel beta-helix repeat-containing protein, translated as MLARSLSLSAVALLFSAHAAAQDCGCDHTIALSQNSAKGTDLGVKPGDVVCVEAGARPFLVLEEFVGSASAPVVIKNCGGQVKIANSDKGYGLAINGSSFFHVTGTGDSSVKYGFDVSASRTGPDYSGSGVPVGGLSTDYELDHIEVHDTGFAGFILKTESRCDGSANLGNFVQKNTHVHDTYVHDTGGEGFYVGSTGYGGRDFTCNGQTVKLYPHEHWGVSLHDNLIEDTGWDGLQVGVTPKDCKVFRNVIRGVGRTATDMVQTRGIQIGGASACDVTDNYLEDGPTIGIFVLGAANTLVQNNVVVDFAEDGIYGNDQQLDAVKDAHYVFLHNTVVRAGDTGLSLFGDLIAGNAVVNNLFVENAKPYGIGGNVDATDQGNLELGKVSEAGFVSDAQRDYRLQEDSVARDTGAVVSGFSTDVDRDGVKRDAKPDVGAYEYTDAPPPDGGAPTGTGGTSSGTGGAGGKNAAADGSDDGGCGCRAAAPPASGALVFFALALLAAAGLRRRDLELRRFRR; from the coding sequence ATGCTGGCCCGCTCTCTGTCGCTCTCCGCCGTCGCGCTGTTGTTCTCGGCCCACGCTGCCGCACAAGATTGCGGCTGTGATCACACCATCGCGCTCTCCCAGAACAGCGCCAAAGGCACGGACCTGGGCGTGAAGCCGGGGGACGTGGTGTGCGTCGAGGCCGGCGCGCGACCCTTCCTGGTGCTGGAAGAGTTCGTGGGCAGCGCGAGCGCCCCGGTCGTGATCAAGAACTGCGGCGGACAGGTGAAGATCGCCAACAGCGACAAGGGCTACGGTCTGGCGATCAACGGCTCCTCGTTCTTCCACGTCACGGGCACCGGGGACTCGTCGGTGAAGTACGGCTTCGACGTCAGCGCGTCTCGCACCGGTCCGGACTACTCGGGCTCCGGTGTCCCCGTGGGAGGGCTCAGCACGGACTACGAGCTCGATCACATCGAGGTGCACGATACGGGATTCGCGGGCTTCATCCTCAAGACCGAGTCGCGCTGCGACGGCAGCGCGAACCTCGGCAACTTCGTGCAGAAGAACACCCACGTGCACGACACCTACGTGCACGACACCGGCGGCGAAGGCTTTTACGTCGGCAGCACCGGATACGGCGGACGAGATTTCACCTGCAACGGCCAGACGGTGAAGCTCTATCCTCACGAGCACTGGGGCGTGTCCCTGCACGACAACCTCATCGAAGATACCGGCTGGGACGGCTTGCAGGTGGGCGTGACGCCCAAGGACTGCAAGGTGTTTCGCAACGTGATCCGCGGCGTGGGGCGCACGGCCACGGACATGGTGCAGACCCGCGGCATCCAGATCGGTGGCGCCTCCGCCTGTGACGTGACCGACAACTACCTGGAAGATGGCCCCACCATCGGCATCTTCGTGTTGGGCGCCGCCAACACCCTCGTGCAGAACAACGTGGTGGTGGATTTCGCGGAGGACGGCATCTACGGCAACGACCAGCAGCTCGACGCCGTCAAGGACGCCCACTACGTCTTTCTGCACAACACCGTGGTGCGCGCCGGAGATACCGGGCTCAGCCTGTTCGGCGATTTGATTGCGGGCAACGCGGTCGTCAACAACCTGTTCGTGGAGAACGCCAAGCCCTACGGCATCGGTGGCAACGTGGACGCGACGGACCAGGGCAACCTGGAGCTCGGCAAGGTGTCCGAGGCCGGTTTCGTGAGCGACGCCCAGCGCGACTACCGCCTGCAAGAAGACTCCGTCGCGCGGGACACCGGCGCCGTGGTCAGCGGGTTTTCCACGGACGTGGATCGTGACGGCGTGAAGCGGGACGCAAAGCCCGATGTCGGCGCCTACGAGTACACCGACGCGCCGCCTCCCGACGGCGGCGCGCCGACGGGTACCGGCGGTACCTCGAGCGGCACGGGCGGCGCGGGCGGCAAGAACGCTGCGGCCGACGGCTCCGACGACGGTGGCTGCGGCTGCCGCGCGGCGGCCCCCCCGGCTAGCGGCGCGCTGGTGTTCTTCGCGCTCGCCCTGTTGGCGGCCGCCGGGTTGCGCCGTCGTGACCTCGAGCTACGGCGCTTTCGGCGGTGA
- a CDS encoding AgmX/PglI C-terminal domain-containing protein → MKGVAVVAALLLFGCDKTSTHKSPAPPASPPPPETVASTPPPSASASAAPAPAPAAQLAAGPAPAASSVSAAERRASVYDVLSGGPAVQQLPLVDVEPGAEFDPSLRDTVSPVSGPVQVRQKKITVQGGLPQEVVRRIIRQRMGRIRVCYAQNAEHPATKDTWELKFVINPQGKVVSAVNTGGTVSSSISRCGLAAIRALSFPQPDPGGIVVVSYALEFSPPKAP, encoded by the coding sequence GTGAAGGGCGTCGCGGTCGTCGCCGCCTTGCTGCTCTTCGGTTGCGACAAGACCAGCACGCACAAGAGCCCCGCGCCGCCGGCGTCCCCGCCGCCGCCGGAGACCGTGGCAAGCACCCCGCCGCCGAGCGCATCCGCATCTGCCGCACCCGCACCCGCACCGGCAGCCCAGCTGGCCGCGGGACCCGCGCCCGCCGCCTCCAGTGTCTCCGCCGCGGAGCGACGAGCCAGCGTCTACGACGTGCTCTCGGGGGGGCCCGCCGTGCAACAGCTTCCGCTGGTCGACGTGGAGCCCGGCGCCGAGTTCGACCCGAGCTTGCGTGACACGGTCAGCCCGGTGTCAGGCCCCGTCCAAGTGCGGCAGAAGAAGATCACGGTGCAAGGCGGCCTGCCACAGGAGGTCGTGCGCCGCATCATCCGACAGCGAATGGGGCGCATTCGCGTCTGCTACGCGCAGAACGCCGAACACCCGGCAACGAAGGACACCTGGGAGCTCAAGTTCGTCATCAACCCGCAGGGCAAGGTGGTGTCCGCGGTGAACACCGGTGGCACGGTCTCCAGCAGCATAAGCCGCTGCGGCCTTGCTGCCATTCGCGCGCTCTCGTTTCCGCAGCCGGACCCCGGCGGCATCGTCGTGGTGTCCTACGCTTTGGAGTTTTCACCGCCGAAAGCGCCGTAG
- a CDS encoding dioxygenase, with protein sequence MKHVTRRTALAAGLVSAVAAGVHLSGTNEENAVAQPKTQKMPVVYLPHGGGPWPFVDFGLDARDVEQLAGYLRGLGGLAQPKAVLVVSAHWETDVPTLMTSERPPMLYDYYGFPPASYEIQWPAPGDPKLAARVQSLLREAGFGTATDSARGFDHGTFIPLKLVYPEANVPTVQLSMLASLDPAEHLKLGRALAPLREEGVLIVGSGMSFHNMRLFRNPRAEEVSDTFDAWLTETVTLESGERDRRLTEWEAAPGARAAHPREEHLLPLMVAAGAAGADLGAIAFSDRFMGARITAVHFA encoded by the coding sequence ATGAAACACGTCACCCGTCGGACCGCCCTCGCGGCGGGGCTCGTCTCCGCCGTTGCCGCGGGCGTCCACCTTTCGGGAACGAACGAGGAGAACGCCGTGGCCCAGCCCAAGACCCAGAAGATGCCGGTGGTGTACCTACCCCACGGGGGCGGCCCGTGGCCCTTCGTGGACTTCGGTCTCGATGCTCGCGACGTGGAACAGCTCGCCGGATACCTGCGGGGGCTCGGCGGGCTGGCTCAGCCGAAGGCGGTGCTCGTGGTGTCGGCCCACTGGGAGACCGACGTGCCGACGCTGATGACGTCCGAGCGCCCGCCGATGCTGTACGACTACTACGGCTTCCCGCCCGCCAGCTACGAGATCCAATGGCCCGCGCCGGGAGATCCGAAGCTCGCCGCGCGCGTCCAGTCGCTGCTGCGGGAGGCGGGCTTTGGCACCGCAACGGACTCGGCGCGCGGCTTCGACCACGGGACCTTCATCCCGCTGAAGCTCGTGTACCCCGAAGCGAACGTGCCCACCGTTCAGCTATCGATGCTCGCGTCGCTGGATCCAGCGGAGCACTTGAAGCTCGGTCGCGCCCTCGCGCCACTGCGGGAGGAGGGCGTACTGATCGTGGGCAGTGGCATGTCGTTTCACAACATGCGGCTGTTCCGCAATCCGCGAGCGGAAGAAGTGTCCGATACCTTCGATGCTTGGCTCACGGAGACGGTCACGTTGGAGTCCGGCGAGCGGGACCGTCGGTTGACGGAGTGGGAGGCGGCGCCGGGAGCGCGCGCCGCTCATCCACGGGAAGAGCATCTTTTACCGCTGATGGTGGCCGCCGGCGCCGCGGGCGCGGATCTGGGCGCCATCGCCTTCAGCGACCGTTTCATGGGCGCCCGCATCACTGCCGTGCACTTCGCGTGA
- a CDS encoding DUF2330 domain-containing protein, whose product MAGWGRWLAISALGIAGLGLGLGLSVRRANACGGVFVPQAKRLPSLAHEQVLILHDPNTDTEHFIREVAFRQADQRFGFVVPTPTRPEVAKVDRGLFEKLRRQFPFQRSKGIGSIGLGSGAGVGFGSGRSAGVQVLQVSKVGSFTAFVLAATDAKALSKWLKDNGLASSKETDVWLAHYVKMKFYYVAMRYDPPKGASAKSDVVDAETIRISFSTPIPYYPYFEPEHPAGVEGARVMELWLASPVQVQPVALRDVGGKLEWFRPLRAGDVQQNARSQLMGVLSAEDTKLLPEGELSVQTFQDQKRERTGMGDILFPPLASATLSDDDKKALAPLLGVLDPELVQ is encoded by the coding sequence ATGGCTGGATGGGGACGATGGCTGGCAATCTCGGCCTTGGGGATCGCGGGTTTGGGCTTGGGTTTGGGTTTGTCGGTCCGCCGCGCAAACGCCTGTGGCGGCGTGTTCGTCCCCCAGGCGAAGCGCTTGCCGTCCCTGGCCCACGAGCAAGTGCTCATCCTCCACGACCCCAACACGGACACGGAGCACTTCATCCGCGAGGTCGCCTTCCGACAGGCGGATCAGCGCTTCGGCTTCGTGGTCCCTACCCCGACCCGGCCCGAGGTCGCCAAGGTCGATCGCGGGCTGTTCGAGAAGTTGCGACGCCAGTTCCCGTTCCAGCGTTCCAAGGGCATCGGCTCCATCGGCTTGGGTAGCGGCGCCGGTGTTGGCTTCGGCTCCGGCCGTTCGGCGGGTGTCCAGGTGCTGCAAGTGAGCAAGGTGGGGAGCTTCACCGCCTTCGTGCTGGCCGCCACGGACGCCAAGGCGCTCTCCAAGTGGCTGAAGGACAACGGTCTGGCCAGCTCCAAGGAAACCGACGTCTGGCTCGCGCACTACGTGAAGATGAAGTTCTACTACGTCGCCATGCGCTACGATCCGCCCAAGGGCGCGTCGGCCAAGAGTGACGTCGTGGACGCGGAGACCATTCGCATCTCGTTCTCCACGCCGATCCCGTACTATCCCTACTTCGAGCCGGAGCACCCGGCGGGCGTCGAAGGCGCGCGGGTGATGGAGCTGTGGCTGGCGTCCCCGGTGCAAGTGCAGCCCGTGGCGCTGCGGGACGTGGGCGGCAAGCTCGAGTGGTTCCGCCCGCTGCGCGCGGGGGACGTCCAACAGAACGCGCGAAGCCAGCTCATGGGCGTGCTTTCGGCCGAGGACACGAAGCTGCTGCCCGAGGGAGAGCTGTCGGTGCAGACGTTTCAGGACCAGAAGCGCGAGCGTACGGGGATGGGCGACATCCTGTTTCCGCCGCTGGCGAGCGCCACCTTGAGCGACGACGACAAGAAGGCTCTCGCGCCGCTCCTCGGCGTGCTCGACCCGGAGCTGGTGCAGTGA
- a CDS encoding metalloregulator ArsR/SmtB family transcription factor: protein MASRSLYEELARTAKALANPERLRLVELLSQGARTVEVLAERAAQPLGTTSHHLQKLAAAGLVNRERSGRHVVYSLADTSVAEFWSALRCFGEAHSGELKTAVQELRSRRERAGVVTADELEELLSRRKVTLIDVRPAEEFAASHLAGARSVPLSELAARLRELPKRRLVVAYCRSPYCQLADRAVEILERHGFKARRLEEGVQEWGAHGRRLEKDRGDQDVGRESFERV, encoded by the coding sequence ATGGCCTCACGGTCCCTGTACGAGGAGCTGGCGCGCACCGCGAAGGCGCTGGCGAATCCGGAGCGGCTTCGCCTGGTGGAGCTGCTCTCGCAGGGAGCGCGCACGGTGGAGGTGCTCGCCGAACGCGCGGCGCAACCCCTCGGCACCACCTCGCACCACTTGCAGAAGCTGGCGGCGGCGGGTCTGGTGAACCGGGAGCGCAGCGGGCGGCACGTGGTGTACTCGCTGGCGGACACGTCCGTGGCGGAGTTCTGGTCGGCGCTCCGCTGTTTTGGAGAGGCACACTCCGGAGAGCTCAAGACAGCCGTGCAGGAGCTCCGCTCGCGACGAGAAAGGGCCGGCGTGGTCACTGCAGACGAGCTCGAGGAGCTCCTATCCCGTCGCAAGGTCACGCTCATCGACGTTCGGCCTGCGGAGGAGTTCGCGGCGAGCCACCTCGCGGGAGCGCGTTCGGTACCGCTGTCGGAGCTCGCCGCTCGGCTCAGAGAGCTGCCGAAGCGACGCCTGGTGGTGGCGTACTGCCGTAGCCCCTACTGCCAGCTCGCGGATCGCGCGGTCGAAATCCTCGAGCGACACGGGTTCAAAGCGCGTCGCTTGGAAGAAGGCGTGCAGGAGTGGGGCGCCCACGGGCGTCGTTTGGAGAAAGATCGAGGAGACCAGGATGTCGGTCGCGAGAGTTTCGAAAGAGTCTGA
- a CDS encoding PAS domain S-box protein, producing MSSGPDSIAPDKSRGDGIAVEIGGGSVAIFSHGPTPMSLFDPRDGRIVEVNDAWVERYGYAREEARTLRVQDVSAEPQATTNAVRGAEETGGALISTRWHKSKAGEVFPVEITSGTLSVGGRMLMYAVMHDIAPRLRSEERLSQSEARFRALVEGIPIGVLVHRHGRVLYANPGLLRLLGYELGDDLVGTELSSLVDEDDWARVRQRVASVMNEHKPTPTMESRMARKDGRMVPVQVNGMPFVYDGEPAVMAMVMDVRERKQMEAQLVLADRLASLGRLAASVGHEINNPLAYLLGNVQLLERDIARAQGLDAETRDKLTERLSVLTEGALRVRDIVRDLKSLSGGEPDLVQGTDLHRVLEMCVHMAEHEIRHRAALLRDYGPSVIVLASEPRLGQVFLNLLVNAAQAIPEGVPDEHEITLRTRREGSDRVRIEVEDTGRGIDAEHRERIFEPFFTTKASGGTGLGLSISHSIVTGLGGTISVEPAPGRGTRFVVVLPCRPVSSLPAPPASQKPPSTLRSRPRLLLAEDEERLAKTLAAALDDCEVTVVHSGNAAIAQLAERRFDAVVLDLHMQDGTGADVSRWLRAHRPELTGRVVFMTGAGTEGPLVAEARGAPLLRKPFEYESLRSELQRLIDCP from the coding sequence GTGTCTTCCGGTCCCGATTCCATCGCACCCGACAAGAGCCGCGGCGACGGCATCGCCGTCGAGATCGGTGGCGGAAGTGTGGCCATCTTCTCGCACGGCCCGACGCCCATGTCGTTGTTCGACCCCAGGGACGGTCGCATCGTGGAGGTGAACGACGCATGGGTCGAGCGCTACGGCTACGCGCGGGAAGAAGCACGAACGCTTCGCGTGCAGGACGTGAGCGCGGAGCCACAGGCCACCACCAACGCGGTCCGCGGCGCGGAGGAGACCGGTGGCGCGCTGATCTCTACCCGCTGGCACAAAAGCAAGGCCGGCGAGGTGTTTCCCGTGGAGATCACCTCGGGCACGCTGAGCGTGGGGGGACGCATGCTGATGTACGCGGTGATGCACGACATCGCGCCGCGGCTGCGCTCGGAGGAACGCCTCTCGCAGTCTGAGGCGCGTTTCCGCGCGTTGGTGGAGGGCATTCCGATCGGCGTGCTGGTCCATCGGCACGGGCGCGTGCTGTACGCGAACCCCGGGCTTCTACGCCTCTTGGGCTACGAGCTGGGCGACGATCTGGTCGGGACCGAGCTGTCGAGCCTGGTCGATGAGGATGACTGGGCGCGGGTCCGCCAGCGGGTGGCGTCCGTGATGAACGAGCACAAGCCGACCCCCACGATGGAAAGCCGTATGGCACGCAAGGATGGCCGTATGGTGCCGGTGCAGGTCAACGGCATGCCCTTCGTGTACGACGGCGAGCCCGCGGTGATGGCCATGGTCATGGACGTGCGCGAGCGCAAGCAGATGGAGGCTCAGCTCGTGCTCGCGGATCGCTTGGCATCGCTGGGTCGGCTGGCGGCTTCCGTGGGGCACGAGATCAACAACCCGCTCGCCTATTTGCTCGGCAACGTGCAGCTCCTGGAGCGGGACATCGCCCGCGCCCAGGGACTGGATGCGGAAACTCGTGACAAGCTCACCGAGCGCCTTTCGGTGCTCACGGAGGGTGCCCTCCGCGTGCGAGACATCGTGCGCGATCTCAAGTCTCTCTCGGGTGGCGAGCCAGACCTGGTCCAGGGAACGGACCTGCATCGGGTGCTCGAAATGTGCGTGCACATGGCAGAGCACGAAATCCGTCATCGCGCTGCTCTGCTGCGCGACTACGGACCCTCGGTGATCGTGCTCGCGAGCGAGCCGCGGCTGGGTCAGGTGTTCTTGAACTTGCTGGTGAACGCCGCTCAGGCGATCCCGGAAGGCGTGCCGGACGAGCACGAGATCACGCTCCGCACTCGGCGCGAGGGCAGTGATCGCGTGCGCATCGAGGTGGAAGACACCGGCCGCGGCATCGACGCCGAGCATCGGGAGCGCATCTTCGAGCCGTTCTTCACCACCAAGGCCAGCGGTGGCACCGGCTTGGGGTTGTCCATTTCGCATAGCATCGTCACGGGGCTGGGCGGCACCATTTCAGTGGAGCCGGCTCCGGGTCGAGGCACGCGCTTCGTCGTGGTGTTGCCCTGCCGGCCGGTGAGCTCGCTGCCGGCGCCGCCGGCCTCGCAGAAGCCACCCAGTACTCTTCGTTCGCGTCCGCGGCTCCTGCTCGCAGAGGACGAAGAGCGTCTGGCCAAGACCCTGGCAGCGGCGTTGGACGATTGCGAGGTGACGGTGGTCCACAGTGGCAACGCTGCCATTGCGCAGCTCGCGGAGCGGCGTTTCGACGCGGTCGTCCTCGACCTCCACATGCAGGACGGCACCGGCGCGGACGTTTCGCGTTGGCTCCGGGCGCACCGCCCCGAGCTCACAGGTCGCGTGGTGTTCATGACGGGGGCCGGTACGGAGGGGCCGCTGGTGGCGGAGGCACGAGGCGCGCCGCTGCTCCGAAAGCCGTTCGAATACGAGAGCCTTCGGAGCGAGCTCCAGCGCCTGATCGACTGCCCCTGA
- a CDS encoding DJ-1/PfpI family protein yields MARVLLVAFEGVQTLDVTGPAEVFAAAARYHVELLSAGGGTVTTTSGIALHARDLSGVRVQPTDTVLVAGGNEDAIRRALEQPALLDFLRRAARVAARIGSVCSGAFLLASIGVLDGHAAATHWSACERLARAFPAIRVDPNAIFVREGRLWTSAGVTTGIDMALAMVEEDAGRVVADAIASRLVLYLRRPGFQSQFSEALLAQTERADPLAAAVGWARSHLRSADVESLARQAGMSVRTLHRRCDELFGTTPAKLLDKLRVEHARALLGRGEVPLKALAVDAGFGSGARMNRAFLRELGMTARQYRMVHGAASRG; encoded by the coding sequence ATGGCGCGAGTGCTGCTGGTGGCCTTTGAAGGCGTGCAAACCCTGGACGTGACGGGACCCGCGGAGGTGTTCGCCGCGGCGGCGCGCTACCACGTGGAGCTCTTGAGCGCGGGCGGCGGGACGGTGACTACCACCTCGGGGATCGCGCTTCACGCCCGGGATCTATCCGGCGTGCGCGTGCAGCCGACGGACACCGTCTTGGTCGCCGGCGGCAACGAAGACGCCATTCGACGCGCCCTCGAACAGCCGGCGCTGCTCGACTTCCTTCGCCGCGCGGCTCGCGTCGCGGCTCGGATTGGCTCGGTGTGCTCGGGTGCGTTCTTGTTGGCGAGCATCGGCGTGCTCGACGGCCACGCCGCCGCCACCCACTGGTCCGCCTGCGAACGCCTCGCCCGCGCGTTCCCAGCCATTCGCGTCGACCCCAACGCGATCTTCGTTCGCGAGGGAAGACTGTGGACGTCTGCCGGAGTCACCACCGGCATCGACATGGCCCTGGCGATGGTCGAAGAAGACGCGGGCCGGGTCGTGGCGGACGCCATTGCGTCGCGGCTGGTGCTGTACCTACGCCGCCCGGGGTTTCAGTCGCAGTTCAGCGAGGCGCTCTTGGCGCAGACCGAACGCGCGGACCCGCTGGCCGCAGCGGTCGGCTGGGCTCGGAGCCACCTGCGGAGCGCGGACGTAGAGAGCTTGGCGCGCCAAGCCGGCATGTCCGTGCGCACCCTACATCGTCGCTGCGACGAGCTGTTCGGCACCACCCCCGCCAAGCTGCTGGACAAGCTGCGCGTGGAGCACGCGCGCGCCCTGCTCGGCCGGGGTGAGGTGCCCTTGAAGGCCCTGGCGGTGGACGCGGGTTTTGGCAGCGGAGCGCGCATGAATCGCGCGTTTCTGCGCGAGCTCGGCATGACGGCGCGCCAGTACCGCATGGTGCACGGCGCCGCGTCTCGAGGGTAG
- a CDS encoding TetR family transcriptional regulator has product MKREEKKGRTRAELSAAAHELFAEVGFDSATADAIADRAGVSRRTFFRYFETKEAVFFADDEARFARFERELAERSKDETAFAAVRRLLLELAGELMLDRKRARLHHRLLASSKSLSAHDLELDMRWEAAIAEALAKDPRSAAAALLPAPLGAKMMAGAIMGVVRAGLRDWFEGGARGDLVERAQFAFQALENGFRPASTGRA; this is encoded by the coding sequence GTGAAGCGGGAAGAGAAGAAGGGGCGCACGCGCGCGGAGCTCTCGGCCGCCGCCCACGAGCTGTTCGCCGAGGTCGGCTTCGACAGCGCCACGGCAGATGCCATCGCGGATCGCGCTGGCGTCTCTCGCCGCACCTTCTTCCGCTACTTCGAGACGAAGGAAGCGGTGTTCTTCGCCGACGACGAAGCGCGCTTCGCCCGCTTCGAGCGGGAGCTCGCGGAGCGCTCCAAGGACGAGACCGCGTTCGCCGCGGTACGGCGTCTGTTGCTCGAGCTCGCTGGCGAGCTGATGCTGGATCGCAAGCGGGCGCGCCTGCACCATCGGCTGCTCGCTTCTTCCAAGAGCTTGAGCGCGCACGATCTGGAGCTGGACATGCGCTGGGAAGCGGCCATCGCCGAAGCTTTGGCCAAGGATCCGAGGAGCGCGGCGGCGGCCCTGCTGCCGGCTCCGCTCGGCGCCAAGATGATGGCCGGCGCCATCATGGGGGTGGTGCGCGCCGGGCTACGGGACTGGTTCGAGGGTGGCGCTCGCGGCGACTTGGTGGAGCGAGCGCAGTTCGCGTTTCAGGCGTTGGAAAATGGTTTTCGCCCGGCCAGCACCGGGCGCGCATGA
- a CDS encoding aspartate aminotransferase family protein, with the protein MKIPETGAARESVLSKLSTYRQNDIDWRSGRTFAYIFDAGREAESVCKEAYMSFLSENALDPTVYPSLMRLENELVGMAAHHLGGNENTVGTFTSGGTESIILAVKATRDRARKLHPEIKKPQIVIPVTAHAAFHKAAHYLDLEVVLVDVDPETFRAIPEAVAKAITDQTILIVGSAPSYAHGVIDPIEELGRIALEKKVAFHVDACIGGFLLPYFRRLGDDVPPFELNVPGVTSISMDFHKYAYAAKGASVVLYNDPSFRQAQFFTCADWTGYTLINASIQSTKSGGPLAGAWAVLNYLGDEGYLEIARGLQSATRELVAGIEGIEGLKILGNPSMSLLAIGSDSVNLFHVVDEMKLRGWYVQAQLSYGKYPTNIHLSVHPGNVSGVKDFLIAFRDSVEAARKLPSRVLLDQLGPMLSELPKQLDTLGPEGFAALTSAVGAEGMKLPERMAGINELLDALPPAARGKLMTAFLDQMFQSEF; encoded by the coding sequence ATGAAGATTCCCGAGACGGGGGCGGCGCGCGAGAGCGTCCTTTCCAAGCTTTCCACCTACCGGCAAAACGACATCGACTGGCGTAGCGGGCGAACCTTCGCCTACATCTTCGACGCCGGACGCGAAGCAGAGAGCGTGTGCAAGGAAGCCTACATGAGCTTTCTCAGCGAAAATGCGCTGGATCCGACGGTGTACCCCAGCCTGATGCGGCTCGAAAACGAGCTCGTGGGCATGGCGGCGCACCACCTGGGCGGCAACGAGAACACCGTGGGCACCTTCACCAGCGGTGGCACCGAGAGCATCATCCTGGCGGTCAAAGCCACGCGGGATCGCGCGCGCAAGCTGCACCCGGAGATCAAGAAGCCCCAGATCGTCATTCCCGTCACCGCCCACGCGGCATTCCACAAGGCGGCGCACTACTTGGATCTCGAGGTCGTGCTGGTGGACGTGGATCCCGAGACGTTCCGCGCCATCCCCGAGGCGGTGGCGAAGGCGATCACGGATCAGACGATCCTGATCGTCGGCTCCGCGCCCTCCTACGCCCACGGCGTGATCGATCCCATCGAGGAGCTCGGGCGCATCGCGCTGGAGAAGAAGGTGGCGTTCCACGTGGACGCCTGCATCGGCGGCTTCTTGCTGCCCTACTTCCGCCGCCTTGGAGACGACGTTCCGCCCTTCGAGCTGAACGTGCCGGGTGTCACCAGCATCTCCATGGACTTCCACAAGTACGCCTACGCCGCCAAGGGTGCGTCGGTCGTGCTGTACAACGACCCGAGCTTCCGCCAAGCGCAGTTCTTCACCTGCGCGGACTGGACCGGGTACACGCTGATCAACGCGTCCATCCAGAGCACCAAGAGCGGCGGGCCGCTGGCGGGCGCTTGGGCCGTGCTGAACTACCTGGGGGACGAGGGCTACCTCGAGATCGCCCGCGGGCTACAGAGCGCCACGCGAGAGCTGGTCGCCGGCATCGAGGGCATCGAAGGCCTGAAAATCCTGGGCAATCCCTCGATGAGCCTGCTCGCCATCGGCTCCGACAGCGTGAACCTGTTTCACGTCGTGGACGAGATGAAGCTCCGCGGTTGGTACGTGCAGGCGCAGCTTTCCTACGGCAAGTACCCGACCAACATCCACCTGTCCGTGCATCCCGGCAACGTCAGCGGAGTGAAGGACTTCCTGATCGCTTTTCGGGATTCTGTCGAGGCGGCGCGGAAGCTCCCGAGCCGGGTGCTCCTCGACCAGCTTGGCCCCATGCTCAGCGAGCTACCGAAGCAACTCGACACCCTGGGTCCGGAGGGTTTTGCCGCCCTCACCTCCGCCGTGGGCGCCGAGGGCATGAAGCTGCCGGAGCGCATGGCCGGCATCAACGAGCTGCTCGATGCGCTGCCCCCCGCGGCGCGCGGCAAGCTGATGACCGCGTTCTTGGATCAGATGTTTCAGAGCGAGTTCTGA